The genomic stretch GCCTACAGAGTACACTGACAGATGGTTGAACAAACATCTACGATACGCTTTTTAGCTGCCTCAGTTTCCAAGGGCAGTACCTCATCCTGGGCGGCATGGCGTTCCATGTCAAGATAACTCGGCCGATCAAGTGCAGCAGCCTCATCAGGAGTAGAGTTTTCGGGTTCACCCTCATCTTGTAGGGGAGGTGGGCGTCGGTGACTTTCGAGAATGAAGTTTTTGACCATTTCCTGCACGTCCGGTGAAAGGAAGTCGCCCTGGAATGTTGCGACACCACGCGGCGGCTGGGCTGGGATAAGGTCTATACCAATAACCCGACCGTGGGGTTTGGTTTTCTCCACAGCGACCTTATATCGTCAATTAACTTGTAGAACCAAGAGGCACATTGAGCTTACCTGTGACCAGCTACCTGGTGCGTATCCCTGACAATTAGGTCAGTGAATGAGCTTCTGAGACATGGAGGTCAGGATATAAACCAAACTCACAAGATCAACCACTGTCTGTCCGCTTCCCTTGAAAAGCCTGTACTTCGAGTCCATCTACCAGGAATGTTAGCCCGCTCATGAGTCCAGGTATATTATTGACGAAATTGACGGACCTCGAGGAGCTTAAATGCCGCCCGACTTTTAAGTCCCTGAACTTTTGCACCACGGGCGTAGGAATCACGACCCTGGCGTTGTTTCCAGCGAGATCCCGATGACGACCATCGGACAAGAGGCATGACCGGTTTTTGCAAAGAGAAGACTGGACAGATATGTCGGCCCGTAAGGCATGGCGGCCATCGAGAGATCATTGTGAGGATTGTAGGTGTCAAGAATAATGAAACAAGTAGCGACAAAACTTTTCAACCATGTGTTAgttacctacctacctaggtaggctTTCCACTACAAGTGCCAGCGGAGTCATGGGGAATTATGAGATCAACTTTAGCAACGTACTTTGGTAGAAAACTCGATAAACAATTGAAGATAATTCAATAACTCGTCCCATTAACGAAGTCACCGGCAATTTTAGGCCTAAAGAATAGGGAAGACACGAGACAATAATGATTCAAGGTAGTCAAACTCTGAGCGACAGCCCTGCTAACCTGCACCATCCATCGCACACGTTCGTGAGGTGTCACACAAACTCCCAACCCAGTTGGGTGATTTCGAAGTTTTGAATATACACTTTTTTCTTGTGTCTACTGATAGATAATATCATTGCAATTACAAAAACTTGCGCCTATGTCAAATTCCCTATCCCATAGCACCGCTACTCCAAACCAATGAATCGGTAAACGCCAATAAACCACGCCATCCCATGCCATATATGTATATCCGGTACGATGAATGATGCGACTAAACAGCTCCTCTTAGTGAAGGAAACTGGCACCGACTCCTCGCCTGTCCTTTTTCAAAGGGGAAAAGGTCGCTCCGCCAAATGCACTGCGAGAACCTCCCAACGGTGCTTTCGCCCTACGGCCAGCCCCCATCTGTATCTTAGCCGGGTTCGGCACTGgttcggcatcatcatcatcatcaaacagGGTCTTGTTGCCACCGCCGAGtaccttgcgcttcttctttcgcGCATCAACGTCATCAGCACCATGCTTTGACAACGCTGGAGCAGGGTTTGACTTGACAAGCCCAAGCATCTTCTTGGGCCTTGCGGAAGGCTCAGCTACCGCCTCACCAATCTCAGCTTCCTCACTCACCGCGGCAAGTTTGCCGGGAGCCTTcgttgcctttgcctttttctttgccGGTACAGGCATGttcttctttgttgttggtgccTCATCAAGAGCCTTTCTTGGCCTGCCTCGCCCTTTCTGAGTCTTCGgctcttcaatctcttcagCACTAACATGTCCATCTGCCTGGTCATCTGATTCAGAAGCTTCATCTATCGCTTCAATGGAGACTGAACCACCAGCTTCCacaacttcctcctcaagaggTACCACGGGCTCCGGGCCATTAACAGTTCTGCCGGTCGGTGAATGGACTTCGCTCGGCTCATCCGACATATCCTCAGACAGATTCTTGCTACGATTCAAGAATGGTGTAATAGAGAAGGTCGATTTCTCGCCGACTAATGCCTGTTCAGCACCTCGCTTCTTGAACGGGCGCCGAAGAGTGGTTTCATCTGGCCCAGGAGTTCCGATGCTGATATCCTCCATACTTATATCGTGAGCTCGCCTCTTTCCGACCAGTTGTTCTTTTACCACGGCGTTCTTCTTATTCAACTTGCTGTTGGCCATCATCTTACGTGCTTCCTCTAGTTCGGCACGGCAAGATGCAAGCTCGGCTCGCGCGTCCTTCAAGTCTGTCTGTGTCTTTTTCAACTTGCTTTTTGTGTCTTCCATGCGGCCCTCCAGCATCTCGTATTCGCCACGGACTTCTCGTAACTCTCTGCTATGTTCTTTTTTAAGcctctccatctctcccTTGGCTTCATCGAACTGTTCTTTCCATTCATCGTCGTGGTTTTGGTTTTTTGATTGTATCCGTTGGTTGGACCTTTTCTCGTTTTCGAGCTCGACTTCAGCCGAACTGAGTTGGCGTTCGAGATCCTGCTTCTGGGCGACAATGGCGCGATGATTTTCGAGTTGTGACTGGAGATGTTCGAGCTCGGGCTGGATCTGCTCAAGCTTACGGCTCAGGGCGAGCTTCTCCTGCAAGACCTTGTTTGAGTCTTGTCTAAATTCGTTTAATGAATCGATCTCGGTCTGGTCTACTGTCAATTAAAAATACCTGGTAGGTATTGCTGAGCACTCACCTTGAGATCTTCCAATGCATTACTCTGTTTTCGGATTTGCGTGTCCTGAGCTTTGAGCTTCGACTTGGATGTTTTGAGCTCGGCCTGTGTGTCGCTGCTTTGTTTGGATAGTTGCTTCACGAGAGCATCTCTCTGGACCAGCCGGTCCTTGAGCGAAGCATTTTCATCGCGTAGTGTCAACAGTCGAAGCTTTAGTAAACGAGCTTCTTCGTCGCGGCCCGTCAATTCCATCTGGTTGACATTGCCCTGGTGCTTTAGTTCAAGCTCGTTGATCCGAGCTACGCGCTGTGAGGTTGCAGTCAGTATTGTGTTAATGTCAAACATGCCATAACGGGCATAGGTACCTCGCTGGACCTGACCTTCATTATCTTGAATGAGAGGTGCTGGAATTAGTAAGAGAACAATGGATCCGAATACGGCAGATAACTCTGAAGGGGTATATGCAAAACGTGTCTCATGCGAACGGATTAAATAACGAAGTGGGATAAATTAAATGGATAGGTAACTATCAGAAGCCAGCCAAAGTCTGTGTTTTGGTGACTAGGCTACTCCCAGGCAGTAGCAATAAACAAGATGCTATATCAGGACTAGCGTACAAACTACCCGACGTAGCGTCGGCTCACGCACGTGATGGGCAAGCGGTTGCCCAATGATGCTACAGCCCCCCACTAACCTACTAACCTAGGTATCTCCGGAGCATTAGAGCTTAGGTAAGGCGTTTTGCTAGGTACGTACCAGCCAGAATCAGAGGCCACCTCAGCTTCAGTTCGATAGCTCCAGCTTCTTTGTGTGCAAGGTGTAAGTAACAAGGTGAAGTAGGTCAGTAGCTTCGACAATCCCTTcactcttcttctgcaaaaCACTTGGCCAATTGGCCTCTTCATTTTCTCATTTCTCATTTCCGAATTGTTCTTCCAGCCGCCATGCGATTTCTCCATTCGCTGCTCTCCTTCGCCTTGCTTGCGACAGGCGTTGTGGCCGCGAAGAAGTCCTCCGCCGAGCGATTCAACGAATTCCATGCCAAACAGATCTCGACGCCTCTCAAGCTTAAGGACTCCACGTACAAGTCCTTGACATCCACACCTCGCGACTACAGTGTCGCCGTCCTCCTCACCGCTGTCGATGCGCGATTCTCTTGTCAGCTATGCCGCGAGTTTCAACCCGAATGGGAGCTGCTAGGCAAGAGTTGGAACAAAGGCGACAAGGCAGCTGAATCACGACTGCTGTTTGGCACACTGGATTTCGTTGACGGCAGAGATACCTTCATGTCGGTATGTCCTCTTGGGAGGCGGCAATCCAGAGAATCCGTGGCAGCTCGGTCGCTAACTTATAAAACAGCTTGGTCTCTCAACAGCTCCTGTGTTGCTTCTATTCCATCCTACGGTCGGTCCCCATGCATCAGTTAAGAAGGAGCCCGATCGCTATGACTTCAACACCGGGTGAGTAACGCAATATTGTGAGGACAAGAATAGCATTGAACTGACGCCCATCAGACCTGCATCCGCCGAACGAGTTCAATCATGGCTCGCTCGTTCTCTTCCTGACCGACCTCACCCTAGCGTCAAGAGACCTATTAACTACATGGGCTGGATAGTCTCCATCACTGCTGTACTCGGAGTGCTCACCGCAGCCATGGTTGCTTGGCCCTACCTCTCTCCTGTTTTCCAAAGCCGTAACCTCTGGGCTGCTATCTCCCTTATGGTTATCCTACTGTTCATCAGTGGTCACATGTTTAACCACATCCGCAAGGTTCCTTATGTTACTGGTGACGGCCGTGGTGGGATCAACTATATTGTGCCAggcttccagcagcaactCGGCTTGGAGACTCAGATTGTAGCGGCACTTTGTATGTCTCACCCTCATTTCCCTACCTTTCTCCTTATGCTAACTGCCATATCTAAGATGGCGTCCTGTCATTCTGCGTCATCACTCTCGCCATTAAGGTTCCGCGAATTGCTGATGCCAAGACTCAACAAGTCGCTGTTATCGGGTTTGGAGGTCTTCTGTTCCTCGTATACAGCTTTTTGTTGAGCGTGTTTCGTGTCAAGAACGGCGGGTATCCATTTTCTCTGCCACCTTTCATGTAGAGAGGCTTGGGACAGAGACCAGCGATTGGAAACGCGTGGATAACGTTTGTGTTGCACACCAACGCCCACCCGATACAGATATCGTCATGGTCAAGGTGACGAATTTTAGGCCAAGACGGACTAACAAAATAAAAAGCCTCGTGTCAAATAGAGAACCTTAGGAAAATGAAATAAACAGGTGTCAATTGCTGGTCAATAGTATCCCTGAAACATGCTTATCTGTTTAATTTCAGCGCGCAAACCTTGTGTCACTATTTTATAAAAGCATCTGAGGTCTATTTCAATGCGCagtaaagaaaaggaaaaggtGTTCAATGCTACGTGGTGTCTATCAATTGCATCTTGACTGCGAATTTAGCACGATACGATGCTATTTGTTCTGTTGATCAACAGTCCTACCACTTGCTCTTGATGTACAAGGAAACGCTGCTATTCATCTACATCACACAGGCATAATTTGCCTGTACTAGTGGCGGCATGGAACGATAACTTAGATAGACACATGTAGACATCATCACCGAAAGGGAGTTGTTAGATGTTTTGAAAACTCGAGTTCTTTATTGGAGAACAAAAGGATGAATCCCGGTAATTTCAGGGGCTGCCTATAACCAGCAAATGCGTTATGCCCTCGTCAGATTTGTAGTCGCCCCCCTTCCTTTGCATCAATAAAGACCAAACGAGGAAGCCAACCAATTGACGCCCCACCAATGATCTACCTTCTTCCGCTCGCCTTCGTCACCACGCCTCTTTTTTAGGGTAGAGCAATTTATGCCCTCGACATGACACCCCAGGCACGGATGATGTTGTCAGTGTAACCAGCGAACAGAGTCTGGCCATCAGcagaccaagccaagctgaCACACTCGGGCTCTCGGCTCTTCTTGCCGGCGGCGGGGAACTCGGGCTTGAGCTCATCaaccttgctcttcttctcgagatcgaagatgatgatgctgctaGCGGTGGCAGCGCACAGCCAGTATCGGTTAGGGGAGAAGACAAGAGCGTGGATCTCAtcgttggcgttgagggaGTAGAGGTGCTTGGACTCGTTAAGATCCCAGAGCATGGTGGTACCGTCCTTGCCACCGGAGGCGCACAGGGAACCGTCGGGGGAGATGGTGACGGTGTTGATGTAGCCGGTGTGACCGATGTGGTCAGTCTGGAGCTTGCAGGTGGAGAGCTCCCAAACCTATATCAAATGTCAGAACCTTGTGAAATGTGTGAATCTAGACATGTGTATAAAGAATTGTGGCAAGCTAAGATCAGGGCAATGGTGAATAGTGGTCTCATGGCCTGCGTGAACAGGCTCTGAAGTAGCAAATACTTGGGTTGCAAACATCATGTGAAAAGCGACAAGGAAAATAAAGTTGGTTGTACtgaccttgacaagcttgtcccAACCAGCGGAAACGATGACAGGGTTCTGGGGGTTGGGGCTGAAGCGAACGCAAGAAGCCCACTCGGTGTGGCCCTTATCGGTGATGGTGTACTTGCAGTCACCGAGGGTGTTCCAGAGCTTGATGGTTCGGTCGCGAGAACCGGAAACGATCTGTCGGTTGTCGGCAGAGAAGCTGACGGAGAGGACGTCGTTGGTGTGGCCGACGAATCGTCGAGTGGTGGTTCCAGTAGCAAGCTCCCAGAGACGCAGAGTCTTGTCCCAAGAGGCAGACAGAGCGTAGGCACCGTCAGAAGAGATAACCTGTTTCCAACAATCAGTCGAGTTCTTGATTCCTTCTACCCGCCGAAGCGCTATTGTTCAAGGCGGGGCACTGGATTAACGTACACAGTCGGAGACGATGTGAGAGTGGCCGTGGAGAGATCGCTTGGGGTAGCCGTATTGGGTCTCATCGCGGGTGAGGTTCCAGATGATCAGGGTCTTGTCTCGGGAAGCAGACAGGAGCATGTTGGGGCTGGCGAACAGTTAGTTGGGTGACCTGGAGCAACTGCGTGTTTGCAATATGGGACATACTTCTCCATGGAGGTAGCCAGGCTAGTGACCCAGCCATTCTGTGAACAGTCAGCCTTCAGTCTTTCCTTCCTCAAGTATTATCTCCTTCGATGATGCCGACTCAGCATCTCATTATGAAGCGGGTCATGGCCGGCGACAGTCGCGACACAGCAGTCGGCATCGATAGAAGCAGGGTTGATGGGGTTCGACGTACGTGGCCCTCGAGGGTTCCCTTCAAGATCAATTGTTCGGCCATTTTTGCGGTGACGAGGCGATGCAGAGGATCAAGGTGCGtgaaggggaagaaagagagaaatcAAAGGCTGCTCTGCAAAACCTAGGCCGAGTCGGATGGGAAGGCGGTTGCGAATCGTACCTGCCCTTTATTTTGTGTGGGTTAAAAATTAGGGAAAGTTAGGGCCTTGAACTCCGCTTTCAAATTAGCGGGGTGTGCGAGCGGCAGGCGAGGGACGTATTTATTTTCTCTGGCACTTGCTAGGGtgtggttttttttttcttcagctGTGTGGCGCTGGGTCGATCGTGGCACACATCCCGATGTGGCTGGTGGGATGATGATCTCATTGAGATGTAATATTACACTGGCTGTGATTTTGCTCAAATGTCCTAAAAAAGCCTTGATGAGCTACTGCTAGTGTAGTCATCAGCAGAATATCTAGCAGGTCGTATTGTCGTAGAAAGAATAATGCTTCTTGATCGCTATGTATCAATTAGCTTGTCCTCGTATGCTCTATTGATCGAATGCAACCTGAAGGTTCAAGGTCCATGTCAGTGGTATTCGCAGGGGAGAAATGAAATGGGTGTAAACGCACATAGCACGGCTCAATCACATTGCATCCATAACCAAATCGTCCTTCATATGACTTCAGAACGATGGCCTTATTCTGTTCGATTCTTTCTTGGTCGCAAATTCTATATCAGTATTTGATCTGTCCCCCTTCCCGACTTTGGGGGCAAATAGAGATGGGGGAAAAGGTTGAAAAAGGAGAACAAAGCAAACCCAGAAACACCTGACGCCGTCATCCAACCAGGACCATTATATGTATATGGGGTATCATGCTGATGATCTTGTTTATGTCTCCTCACGTCACCTTTTTGCTCGCTAAAGCGGTTGAACGCTTGCCAGCTCTTGGGACTTCCTTTCGCGAGAAAAGCGCTTCGCCGTTGACAATCATGCTGTGGTCCGCAATCTCCATTTGATCGGTGTTTTCCCCTCTGCCTTCAGTCGCCATGAACCGTTTCATTGTAGATTCCCAAAGCCGGAATCTCTCTTTCCCATGCGTGTCTCGTTCAACTAGGTTTTTCACTTCTTTCTGTTTTCGCATCTTGGATGCTCGTACCAGTCGTCTGAGAGCATCCTCGCCCTGCTGAGCTGTCCTTGCCGCCTCTTCGCGTATCTTCTTAGAATCACGAATGCTGGTGTCCTCCTGAGGTGTGAACTTGTATGTGTGTTTGCTTGGGAAGTCGGGGAACGAAGTTGGGACGTAGTCtttctcgtccttgtcggGCTGTCCACTCAGTTCCTCGCCCAGAAGCGGCAGTGTCGTGTATGCGTCAAGGTCTTCAGGCAACACATCAACGTAGCCAGGAAACACTTGTGTTTTGGGAACAGGCGGCTTCAAGTGTGGTTTTAGTGATGAGACACTGATGTTGTGCCGTCGCAGCGCATGTTCGAAATCAGTGGGTACTGGATGTTCGCGGCGAGCAGCCAAAGCAAGAGTTTTGGCAGCTTCGATCATGCCCTCCAAATCTGGTATTGGTCAGTAATCTGGTATTGGCTACACAGAGCCAGATCGCAACTCACATGTCTCTACCATCCCAGTGAAGCTCTCCATCGCTTCGGGGCTTGCTCCTTCGAAGCCGTCATGATTGAGAACCATGGCGATAGAACGCTGAAGGCCTGTTCTAGCTTGGTAATGTGGATTCGGTACCAAAGAAGCGATCGAACTgatctcgtcgtcctccAGTTGTATCACCTCATTCTCGTAATCCTTGAGTCGGGGGCGCTTTGAATCAGGCTGTTGCCCGTCGATGGGTGATAAACTTCGCTTGGGCGTCATTGCGACCGACTTCGCAGGCGTGAGTTTCGCGACGCGATGCAGTGTCGAGACAACTCGCTATTCTCCCATTGATAATCGATGTTTTAGGATCTATAGCAATgatatgttgatgttttctgACGGTGCATGCGACAAGTATGAGTAGGAGATAAATCGTTTGTGAATTTGCCGTTCGTGAGACTGAATGCACGTTCGTGATGGATGTTGTGTTATTGACAAGAGCTTgaacaaggagattgatgcTAAGCTTTGTTGGTAGTGCCCGGAGAAACTCCGGCTACTGATGTATTCGTTGGATTTAATGAGTTCCACCCCATGTGAATCAACAACACTCTAATTCAGCTACCTACCCAGCAGCtcagctacctacctatttaGATAAAATCTGGCTTTTAAAAACGATATCAAATTATGAACTGAATATCGTCGCTGTCTTCTGTGCTACATTGCACTGTATGTTATATGCGAGATTAATGCCAACTTGAATGGTATAACAAAGTTCTAGACCGACAGATCGACAACAGTCTAACCTTACCGCCCAAGTCCATCGAAGCTTCTACTACAACACCTTGCACTAATCCATGCAAGCAACGATACTTTTCATTCACTCACCGTACAGAGCTTTGTTTGGAAGTTGATGTGTTTGGTAGCTCCTGGCCGACTCTCGGAGACATGTCAGTACAATCCGGAGCCCAACTTTAGATAACAATTATGGAAGCTGGTTGAACAGTTTCCAAGTGACAAGCGAGTCAGTTTTTCGCTCGCATATTTGCGTCAAAGCGTATCACATGCTGCCTGCCGAAGCTGGTCCATCTTAAGCGGCCTAAGCCCCTCAATCATGTGTTCGGCAATTCAAATATCGATGCGAGCGTACCAAGTGCACAGAAAAACATCAGCCAGATCTATATTCTTTTCCCAATTACTGCACATCACTTCTATAAACCAGGTAAAAGTGCAGTATCGACATAAGAAGGACTAAGTGGTGTCACCACACGGGCAATTTTTAGAACACCAGCGAAAAGAAGGCTTTACATTTTGCATACATCTACGGATACCAACAGATACCTAGCGTATATCTAGGTATCTACCCTGCACTGTCGGAACCCAAGCCTAGCGGCACTATACATACTTGGATTATTCCTTGGACCCTGATCGTCAAATACCCCCGGCCCTAACTAAAACCCTCAATATCAAAGTTACAAAGTCCCACCACTGACCGTGTAAGGGCGGCATCACATGCTTTGTTTTATTCCCTATACATAGGCTGAAAGCTGGACTTTCACAGCGCGCCATTTcaagatatatatatttacaaATCTTCGCAATCTCTTTATTCCCCATCAGGCATTGTCACATCCTACTCCTGCGCTTTGCCATCCACCATGTTTTCTTTCGACCAGGCCTCCTTGCCGCAAATCACAACACGCAAAGCCCTCATCGGAGTGGACTTTCAAGAGGACTTCATATCCAAAGATGGCGCTTTACCTGTCAACGAACCAGAGGGCTTTGTTGAGCGTACTGCCAAACTCTCAGAGGCGTTTCGGGATGTAGGTGATGTTGTCTGGGTCCAGTCTCAGTTCAGCGAAACGCGACATGCACCAGAGGAAGATATTGTTATCACCGACAAGGCGCCCAAATCAACACAAGGGTTTTCACGAGGTCGTCCAAGCCCCCCCGAAAAGATAATCGAGGCTGGTGGCCCGCCAGACAAGGAAGCTTTCCTCAGTCATGAGGATGCTGTGTGCGTTAAAACCGACACGCCTGGCTGCCGGATTGCCTCGGTCATCGAAGACTCGATGCACAAGACAGACGCAAAGCTTTTTAAATCTCACTACTCGGCCTTCCAGTCAACTCATCTACTGCGCGTTTTGCGAGCTAAGATGGTCATGGAGCTTTTCATTTGTGGATCATTGACCAATGTTGGTGTGTACGCGACAGCCCTAGAGGCTGCCGGACATGGCATGGCCATTACCATTGTTGATGACTGCTGCGGTTATCGCACCGAGTCAAGGAAGAGTGCAGCAATAGCCTCTCTGATCGAACTCACCGGGTGTGAGATCGCTTCATACGACGAGGTGATGGAGGTAATACAGCCCAAGCCGAAACCTCCTAAATCACGAAGCACCCGACCACCTACCTCATCAAAGGCTTTGGAACAGCCGCAGACCGTCAAGCCAGGTTCCAAAGAAGTCAAGGGTCGCGAGAAGAGTACTACCCCAGATTTTGTCAAAGACATGACAAGCCTTCGGCTGGCTTCAGATTCACCAAGTCCTGCACTCTCATCAACTACATCCCCACCAAAGGTCTTGTCAATAGGTGCAGTAGAAGGCCATGACTCAAAAACCAAGTTgcccaagaccaaagagCCCGATAGCGTGAACCAGGCTATGGCGAGTGGGGCGCCCGACATTGCACAGCTCGAGAATTCATCTACAAATGGTAAGATTGCGGATACAGTGGAAGATAGGGCAGATCAAGCAACCACCCTGCTGCAAAGTACTGACAAAGTATCTGCCATCAACTCGTACCGTTCAGAGGGCTCTGTcaaagataaagatgaagatcatcGTGATCAGCCACCAACCCCAGCAAACAAAATACAGAGCGAGCCAAAGCCCATCCAAACAACTCCCGCCTTGGACGATAAACAGAATgaagaaaaggccaaggagtCGACAACTCCAACACACAAGATGCAGGAAACTCCGGAAGACAAAAAAACAATAGCAAGCTATGACGATAACCTTGGAAAAAGGGGGCTTTGCGAAGGTGATACCGATATCATCGAGAATGCCCTCCCTGATTCTCTAGCCGACGGCATATTCGATAAGCTACGTGGGGAGGTCCAATGGCAACATATGTCCCATCAGGGCGGGCAAGTCCCACGACTTGTCGCAGTGCAGGGTGAAGTTGGTTCAGACGGAAGCATCCCAGTTTATCGACACCCATCCGATGAATCACCACCACTGCTACCGTTTTCCCCGACCGTTCAGGCCATCAGGACCGAAACAGAGAAGCACTTGGGCCATCCCTTGAACCACGTACTGATTCAATACTATCGAGATGGTACCGACTACATCTCCGAACACAGCGATAAGACCTTGGATATTGTCAAAGGATCCTATATCGCCAATGTGAGCCTGGGTGCTGAACGAGTCTTCACGTTCAGGACGAAGAGAAAGGACAAAGACGCtgctcaagatgaagcaTCATCGCCAATAGACTCGAAGAGAACGATTCAGCGTGCCAAACTCCCACACAATTCACTGTGTCGATTAGGTCTGCGTAGCAATATGAAGTGGTTGCACGCTATTCGCCAGGATAAGCGccccaaaaaagaaaaatctGAGGCAGAACTTGCTTTTGAGGGAGGCCGGATATCTCTAACCTTTCGACATATTGGGACCTTTTTGAACCGCGAGGAGACTCTTATCTGGGGCCAAggcgccaaagccaagacccGTGACGAGTCTCATCCCGTCATCAACGGCCAATCCTCCGAAGCCATTGAGATGCTGAAGGCTTTCGGAACAGAGAATCACGCCACAGAGTTTGACTGGGATGCGTATTACGGAAAGGGATTTGACGTGCTGCATATGAGCAACGCGCCTCGTTTCTTTGCTTGCCGCGACCCAATTACCAACATGCGCATTACTATGATGTTGGCCGAGTTTGGTGTAAACCATGCAAAAGGAAGTATAACAACAGGATCCGAGCCGTTGAGCTCTGATAATCTCGTCGTTAAGTTTGTGGACAAGGATAAATCTATTGTGCAAGGTGATTTTGCTGTCATGTTGTACATCGATGCTCGCTATGGCATCGGTATTCCTGGCAGCACTCTGCAAGCTCCGGCGGTACTTGCAACCCGACTCACTCGTTTCCAACGTGCTATGACCTTTTTAGATACCTGGCGAA from Fusarium pseudograminearum CS3096 chromosome 1, whole genome shotgun sequence encodes the following:
- the FGB1 gene encoding FGB1, whose product is MAEQLILKGTLEGHNGWVTSLATSMENPNMLLSASRDKTLIIWNLTRDETQYGYPKRSLHGHSHIVSDCVISSDGAYALSASWDKTLRLWELATGTTTRRFVGHTNDVLSVSFSADNRQIVSGSRDRTIKLWNTLGDCKYTITDKGHTEWASCVRFSPNPQNPVIVSAGWDKLVKVWELSTCKLQTDHIGHTGYINTVTISPDGSLCASGGKDGTTMLWDLNESKHLYSLNANDEIHALVFSPNRYWLCAATASSIIIFDLEKKSKVDELKPEFPAAGKKSREPECVSLAWSADGQTLFAGYTDNIIRAWGVMSRA